A window of Sulfurimonas gotlandica GD1 contains these coding sequences:
- a CDS encoding class I SAM-dependent methyltransferase: MKKCKLCHCNTTVISDAKTDKIYHRCLECDYVFMDEKFYLDAGLEKKHYDNHDNNLESLGYVKMFEKLIDEFVTPNAKEIKTALDFGCGEGEVLPILLERTSISCDSYDLFYFPDKAYENKKYDLICSTEVIEHLNNPLDTLKELLLHLNKDGYLLLMTYFHPSDDEKFLKWFYIKDVTHIGFFSLKTFEHLASELNLQILKHNSKNTIIFKN; the protein is encoded by the coding sequence ATGAAAAAATGTAAATTATGTCATTGTAATACAACAGTAATAAGCGACGCCAAAACAGACAAAATTTACCATAGATGCTTAGAGTGCGACTATGTTTTTATGGATGAGAAGTTTTACCTAGATGCTGGTCTTGAGAAAAAACACTACGATAATCATGACAACAACCTTGAGTCACTTGGTTACGTTAAGATGTTTGAAAAGCTCATAGACGAGTTTGTGACTCCAAATGCCAAAGAGATAAAAACTGCACTTGATTTTGGTTGTGGAGAGGGTGAAGTCTTACCTATACTTCTGGAGAGAACTAGCATCTCATGCGATAGCTATGACCTTTTTTACTTTCCAGATAAAGCCTATGAAAACAAAAAATATGACTTGATTTGTTCTACTGAAGTCATAGAGCATCTAAACAATCCTCTAGATACTTTAAAAGAGTTACTCTTGCATCTAAACAAAGATGGATACTTACTTCTGATGACTTATTTTCACCCAAGTGATGATGAAAAGTTTTTAAAGTGGTTTTACATAAAAGATGTGACACACATAGGATTTTTTTCTCTAAAAACATTTGAGCATCTGGCATCTGAACTCAACTTACAAATTTTAAAACATAATAGTAAAAATACAATTATATTTAAAAATTAA
- a CDS encoding SiaB family protein kinase gives MIEALEKEAQHNDISINASNNIFTVFIELSQNMINYSKSAQVDEKALRPQGLILVSKSGEGIYHIHNQNIVSIQDKEKIEPKLLEIQYLDRDGIKKRYRELRKSGQNTHCQGAGIGFYEIAKRCNSIEYEFKEINENKFYFYLKTTIITNKN, from the coding sequence ATGATAGAAGCACTTGAAAAAGAGGCTCAGCATAACGATATTAGTATAAATGCATCAAATAATATTTTTACTGTATTTATCGAACTTTCTCAAAATATGATTAATTATTCTAAATCTGCACAGGTAGATGAAAAAGCTTTAAGACCACAAGGATTAATCCTTGTCTCAAAAAGCGGTGAAGGTATCTACCATATTCATAATCAAAATATTGTTTCAATTCAAGATAAAGAAAAGATAGAACCTAAACTACTAGAGATACAATATTTAGATAGAGATGGCATCAAAAAAAGATATAGAGAGCTAAGAAAAAGTGGTCAGAATACACATTGTCAAGGTGCTGGAATTGGCTTTTATGAAATTGCAAAACGATGTAATTCTATTGAATATGAGTTCAAGGAAATCAATGAAAATAAATTTTATTTTTATCTCAAAACAACTATAATAACAAACAAAAATTAA
- a CDS encoding class I SAM-dependent DNA methyltransferase — MTNLDLYAKAEHLLGIEEATEALYDLYRSELDEYKIKTLLDVGCGRGGFMQRMISDGVSCKGVDLSAVMVEECKAQGLDAECIDVAEIEGTYDAVVSIFDVLNFMNNDELVKFLDAVASKLNDDGIFIADINTRYGFSDVAEGTMSAENDKEFLVVDAEFADDELHTQFTLFEKTDGKYIKHQDTIVQYFHKIKTFQKLTNLKLIDKQTFSLYDTEDKTLLIFKKK; from the coding sequence ATGACAAATCTTGACTTATACGCAAAAGCTGAGCATCTTTTAGGAATAGAAGAAGCAACTGAGGCACTTTATGACCTCTATCGTTCAGAACTTGATGAATATAAAATCAAGACTCTACTAGATGTGGGTTGTGGACGCGGCGGTTTTATGCAGCGCATGATCAGTGATGGTGTCAGTTGTAAAGGTGTAGACCTTAGTGCTGTTATGGTTGAAGAGTGTAAGGCTCAGGGCTTAGATGCTGAGTGCATAGACGTAGCAGAGATTGAAGGCACTTATGATGCGGTTGTTTCTATCTTTGATGTCTTAAACTTTATGAACAACGATGAGCTTGTAAAGTTTTTAGATGCAGTGGCATCTAAGCTAAATGATGATGGAATCTTCATAGCAGACATAAACACTCGTTATGGATTTAGCGATGTTGCAGAAGGAACTATGAGTGCTGAGAATGATAAAGAGTTCTTAGTCGTAGATGCTGAGTTTGCAGATGATGAACTTCATACACAGTTTACTCTTTTTGAAAAGACTGATGGAAAGTACATAAAACATCAAGATACCATAGTTCAATACTTCCATAAAATAAAAACTTTTCAAAAACTTACAAACCTCAAACTAATAGATAAACAAACGTTTTCTCTTTATGACACTGAGGACAAGACACTACTTATCTTTAAAAAGAAATAG
- the hisG gene encoding ATP phosphoribosyltransferase: MLTVALPKGRIAKETLEIFETIFGDSFKFDDRKLILDTPNFRFLLVRNQDVATYVYHQAADIGVVGLDTLEEQGLDVIRLLDLRRGICKVSIGMKKGEKLDFDKPDLKVASKMVNITKRYFEERAVSVDIIKLYGSIELAPIIGLADMIVDVVETGTTMKQNGLEVVQDIMTSSTYLIANKNSYIAKKDEVLDIYEKINEIIKAEQNV; the protein is encoded by the coding sequence ATGCTAACAGTTGCACTTCCAAAGGGTCGTATTGCTAAAGAGACTTTAGAAATATTTGAGACTATATTTGGTGACAGTTTTAAGTTTGATGATAGAAAGCTTATCTTAGATACTCCAAATTTTCGTTTTTTACTTGTAAGAAACCAAGATGTAGCTACATATGTTTATCATCAGGCTGCTGACATCGGTGTAGTTGGACTAGACACTTTAGAAGAGCAGGGCTTAGATGTTATCCGTCTGCTTGACCTTAGACGTGGTATTTGTAAAGTTTCTATTGGTATGAAAAAAGGTGAGAAACTTGACTTTGACAAACCTGACTTAAAAGTAGCATCTAAGATGGTTAACATCACTAAGCGTTACTTTGAAGAGCGTGCTGTATCAGTAGATATCATCAAACTTTACGGTTCTATTGAACTTGCTCCGATTATTGGACTTGCTGATATGATAGTTGATGTTGTTGAGACAGGTACTACTATGAAGCAAAACGGACTAGAAGTTGTTCAGGATATCATGACTTCATCAACTTACCTTATCGCAAACAAAAATAGCTATATCGCTAAAAAAGATGAAGTTCTAGATATCTATGAGAAGATAAATGAAATTATAAAAGCAGAGCAAAACGTTTAA
- a CDS encoding CHAD domain-containing protein yields MEFRKWFSSRVILANKMHAVLLIKDDIELLHQYRVNLRKIYACSEIYAKEIDLHSSKEFSKLIKKLLKPTAQLRDIDLFLMDIKTLFCSDLLKEKLGLLMRVKRENAFKSFLDAISSKEYKNSLEILSMMSRESAFFIYDVYSVDRYAIISKAKKIRYKKLSRVDLHTPLHELHNLRKEFKKFRYALDIYEHCFSNERAFEFDTPKLKIIQEFFGEIQDNSVRLELIKNIEDELLESEFLELQNYYELKLLSSKQALFENFDIL; encoded by the coding sequence ATGGAGTTTAGAAAGTGGTTTAGCAGCAGAGTGATACTTGCGAATAAGATGCATGCTGTGTTGCTAATAAAAGATGATATAGAGCTTTTACATCAATACAGAGTAAACCTTAGAAAGATTTATGCCTGCAGTGAAATCTATGCTAAAGAGATAGATTTGCACTCTTCAAAAGAGTTCTCAAAGCTTATTAAAAAATTACTAAAACCTACAGCACAACTAAGAGATATAGACCTTTTTTTAATGGACATAAAAACTTTGTTTTGTTCTGATTTACTAAAAGAAAAGTTAGGCCTTCTGATGAGAGTAAAACGAGAAAATGCTTTTAAATCATTCTTAGATGCCATAAGCAGTAAGGAGTATAAAAACAGTCTTGAAATACTTTCTATGATGAGCAGAGAGAGTGCGTTTTTTATTTATGATGTTTATAGTGTAGACAGATATGCAATTATCTCAAAAGCAAAAAAAATTAGATATAAAAAACTCAGCAGAGTTGACTTGCATACACCATTACATGAGCTTCATAACCTTAGAAAAGAGTTCAAGAAGTTTCGTTACGCGCTTGACATCTATGAACACTGTTTTTCTAATGAAAGAGCATTTGAATTTGATACGCCAAAATTAAAAATAATACAAGAGTTTTTTGGGGAGATACAGGACAACTCTGTAAGACTTGAACTTATTAAAAACATAGAAGATGAACTTTTGGAAAGTGAGTTTTTGGAATTGCAAAATTACTATGAGTTAAAGTTACTTTCCTCGAAGCAGGCACTATTTGAAAATTTTGATATACTATAA
- a CDS encoding pyridoxine 5'-phosphate synthase yields the protein MKLGVNIDHVAVLREARRVNDPDILNALFVACANGADQITIHLREDRRHIQDIDAKNIMIHSQLPVNLECSINREILNIACKLKPHRVTLVPEKREEVTTEGGLDVFTYEDQISYAIEQLHDSIIPVSLFVDPTIEAMEKSKELGAEMVELHTGSFANIFAMLNSSLPHSNHSVKELELPRYELASRLEKSLEEIQAAATHAKKLGLEVAAGHGLNYHNVSHMMSIEEITELNIGQSIIARSVFSGLADAVREMRRLTTR from the coding sequence ATGAAGTTAGGTGTAAATATAGACCATGTAGCAGTTTTAAGAGAAGCAAGACGCGTTAACGACCCAGACATCCTAAATGCGCTTTTCGTGGCTTGTGCTAATGGCGCTGACCAGATTACAATACATCTTCGTGAAGACAGAAGACACATTCAAGACATAGATGCAAAAAATATTATGATTCACTCACAGTTGCCTGTAAACTTGGAATGTTCAATAAACAGAGAAATTTTAAACATTGCATGTAAGCTAAAACCGCATCGTGTAACTTTAGTTCCTGAAAAAAGAGAAGAAGTAACAACAGAAGGTGGACTCGATGTTTTTACTTATGAAGATCAAATATCTTATGCTATAGAACAGCTTCACGATTCTATTATCCCTGTTTCACTATTTGTTGATCCTACTATAGAAGCAATGGAAAAGTCAAAAGAGTTAGGGGCTGAGATGGTTGAACTTCACACTGGAAGTTTTGCCAACATCTTTGCAATGCTAAACTCTTCACTTCCTCACTCAAACCACTCAGTAAAAGAGCTTGAACTTCCTCGTTATGAGTTAGCTAGCAGACTTGAGAAGTCTCTAGAAGAGATTCAAGCAGCGGCGACTCATGCAAAAAAACTCGGACTCGAAGTTGCAGCCGGTCACGGACTAAACTACCACAACGTTTCTCATATGATGTCCATTGAAGAAATCACTGAGTTAAACATCGGTCAAAGTATCATTGCTAGAAGTGTATTTAGCGGTTTAGCAGATGCTGTTAGAGAGATGAGAAGACTCACTACACGATAA
- a CDS encoding diguanylate cyclase domain-containing protein, producing MFDIKGIDLHSKTKEELIELIEECVANSSHDDSSVYSVSALDKLKEYTSLQSHIEKIHKNSQNVSVMMFRVYNIGRSDDIFRDRVSKQILKDITKLLKLKIRNTDILIKYDQKNFVIIAPNTDIEGVDKYAHKLNTIILQNIFGNVSHLKSNFSTTIFEKDDDMKLIFQRLDKALLEIEKDHTHSVIIV from the coding sequence GTGTTTGATATCAAAGGTATAGATTTGCATTCTAAAACTAAAGAAGAATTGATAGAGCTGATAGAAGAGTGCGTTGCAAATAGCTCTCATGATGACTCTTCAGTTTACAGTGTAAGTGCTCTTGATAAACTAAAAGAGTATACCTCTCTTCAGTCGCATATAGAGAAAATCCATAAAAACTCACAAAACGTGAGTGTGATGATGTTTAGAGTCTATAATATTGGAAGAAGTGATGATATCTTTAGAGATAGAGTCTCAAAGCAGATACTAAAAGATATTACTAAACTCTTAAAACTAAAGATTAGAAACACTGATATACTTATAAAGTATGATCAGAAAAATTTTGTAATAATTGCGCCTAACACAGACATAGAAGGTGTCGATAAGTATGCGCATAAATTAAATACAATAATACTGCAAAATATTTTTGGAAATGTATCGCATCTAAAATCAAACTTCTCAACTACTATTTTTGAAAAAGATGATGATATGAAGTTGATATTTCAAAGACTGGATAAGGCACTTCTAGAAATAGAAAAAGATCACACACACAGTGTTATAATAGTTTAA
- a CDS encoding YceI family protein, with protein MMKFLIALFLVATMSYAEEMGTKGGSCILSQDGQVNVSWKAYKTPEKVGVGGIFDSVKYTAVAPKGNNFREILVGSSVMIDTASVNSKNSDRDVKLVKFFFDQMSSRNIKAEIVDIKSNKRIKGQPKTGVMSVAVTMNGITKNVAMPYIFNEGDLSASGNIDLLDFSASKALSSINEACFDLHKGKTWSDVTIGFQTNIKFELCHAK; from the coding sequence ATGATGAAGTTTTTAATAGCTCTATTTTTAGTCGCGACAATGTCGTATGCTGAGGAAATGGGAACAAAAGGTGGCTCTTGTATCTTGAGTCAAGATGGTCAAGTAAATGTAAGTTGGAAAGCTTATAAAACACCTGAAAAAGTAGGTGTAGGCGGAATTTTTGACAGCGTAAAGTACACTGCAGTTGCTCCAAAGGGAAATAACTTTCGTGAGATACTTGTAGGTTCAAGCGTAATGATTGACACAGCAAGCGTTAACTCTAAAAATAGTGATAGAGATGTTAAACTTGTAAAATTTTTCTTTGATCAGATGAGTTCTAGAAATATAAAAGCAGAAATTGTAGATATTAAGTCAAATAAGCGAATAAAAGGTCAACCAAAAACTGGTGTAATGAGTGTTGCGGTAACTATGAACGGTATTACTAAAAATGTAGCTATGCCATACATTTTTAACGAAGGTGATCTTAGTGCAAGCGGAAACATAGACCTTTTAGACTTCAGTGCATCTAAAGCTCTATCTTCTATCAACGAAGCTTGTTTTGATCTTCATAAAGGTAAGACTTGGAGTGATGTTACTATCGGTTTTCAAACTAACATCAAGTTTGAACTTTGTCACGCTAAATAA
- a CDS encoding DUF1566 domain-containing protein, with product MKKLLFTGLLLVASTLFAERVFVDKSTSLIWQDHQDNQELSITYYQSQEYCANLVIGKYSDFRLPTLVELQSIVDYKSYDPAIKKGFDYVSNEYYWSTTPFADDAKTVWLIHFRKGERTVKAMHYDRHIRCVQSSK from the coding sequence ATGAAAAAGCTACTATTTACAGGTCTATTACTAGTTGCGTCAACTCTATTTGCAGAACGTGTGTTTGTTGATAAAAGTACATCTTTAATCTGGCAAGATCATCAAGACAACCAAGAGCTTTCTATTACTTACTATCAGTCTCAAGAGTACTGCGCGAATCTTGTTATTGGGAAGTATAGTGATTTTCGTCTTCCAACACTTGTGGAACTTCAAAGTATAGTTGACTATAAAAGCTACGACCCTGCTATCAAAAAAGGTTTTGACTATGTTAGTAATGAGTACTACTGGTCTACTACACCATTTGCTGATGATGCAAAAACAGTCTGGCTTATACACTTTAGAAAAGGTGAGAGAACTGTTAAAGCTATGCACTATGATAGACACATCAGATGCGTTCAAAGTTCAAAATAG
- the amrB gene encoding AmmeMemoRadiSam system protein B: protein MRSKFKIVQLFLLLFLLENLHALRPTAVAGSFYTNNKPELQREVNTLLRDAKTFPKQNINALIVPHAGYVFSANVASTAYKTLNKKYKNIFLIGSSHYTSFDGASVYNIGDYKTPLGNVQVNRSIASKLIKDSKYFVFRAEAHEKEHTLEVQLPFLQTIYGDDLKIVPIIIATSNLQTIISISKTLSPYFNDDNLFIISTDLSHYPTFRDANIVDKNILDSLVKNSPKKFVEALAKNEDAKIEALQTSACGWTSLLTLLYMTQDKAYKYETLEYKNSAHSKYGDKKRVVGYGAMRVYKSDEFFLTVKEKQELLKIAKESLYEAIINKKRHVIDESKVSAKLREPLGAFVTLHKENRLRGCIGTFEPDKPLYKVIVDMTIASALNDERFKEVTPDELKNIDIEVSVLTPRKKISSLDEIVIGKHGIYIKKDSKTGTYLPHVATQMKWNVKEFVGNCSNEKVGIGFDGYKDAELFIYEAIVFDKKGL, encoded by the coding sequence ATGCGTTCAAAGTTCAAAATAGTACAACTATTTTTACTACTTTTTTTACTTGAAAATCTCCATGCTCTGCGACCTACTGCAGTAGCTGGATCTTTCTACACAAACAACAAACCTGAGCTTCAAAGAGAAGTAAACACCCTACTCAGAGATGCTAAGACATTTCCAAAACAAAATATCAACGCTCTAATAGTTCCTCATGCTGGTTACGTCTTCTCAGCCAATGTAGCATCTACTGCATACAAAACACTAAACAAAAAATACAAAAATATCTTTCTCATAGGTTCAAGTCACTACACTAGTTTTGACGGTGCATCTGTATACAACATCGGAGACTATAAAACACCACTTGGTAATGTTCAAGTCAACAGAAGCATCGCATCTAAGCTTATCAAAGATTCTAAGTATTTTGTCTTTAGAGCAGAAGCCCACGAAAAAGAGCACACACTAGAAGTTCAACTTCCATTTTTACAAACTATATATGGTGACGATTTAAAGATAGTTCCTATTATTATCGCTACTTCAAATCTCCAAACTATCATCTCTATATCTAAGACTCTATCGCCCTACTTTAACGATGACAACCTTTTCATAATAAGCACAGATCTCTCGCACTATCCGACGTTCAGAGATGCTAACATAGTAGATAAAAACATACTCGACTCACTTGTAAAAAACAGCCCAAAAAAGTTTGTAGAAGCCTTGGCAAAAAATGAAGATGCAAAGATAGAAGCACTCCAAACATCAGCTTGTGGATGGACTTCACTTCTAACACTTCTCTACATGACTCAAGACAAAGCTTACAAGTATGAAACACTAGAGTACAAAAACTCTGCACATTCTAAGTATGGAGACAAAAAAAGAGTAGTCGGTTATGGAGCGATGAGAGTTTACAAATCTGATGAGTTTTTTCTAACTGTGAAAGAAAAACAAGAGTTGCTAAAAATCGCTAAAGAATCTCTATATGAAGCTATCATAAATAAAAAAAGACATGTCATAGATGAGAGCAAAGTATCCGCAAAACTTAGAGAACCTCTGGGAGCTTTCGTGACGCTTCACAAAGAAAATAGACTCAGAGGTTGCATCGGTACATTTGAGCCCGATAAACCACTTTATAAAGTCATAGTGGACATGACTATAGCATCTGCACTTAATGATGAGAGATTTAAAGAAGTGACACCTGATGAGCTTAAAAATATAGACATCGAGGTATCAGTCCTTACACCTAGAAAAAAGATATCTTCGCTAGATGAAATCGTCATAGGCAAACATGGAATCTACATAAAAAAAGACTCTAAGACTGGAACCTATCTGCCTCATGTTGCAACTCAAATGAAATGGAATGTAAAAGAGTTTGTAGGTAACTGCTCAAATGAGAAAGTTGGCATCGGCTTTGATGGATACAAAGATGCAGAGCTTTTTATATATGAAGCTATAGTATTTGATAAAAAAGGATTATAA
- a CDS encoding metallophosphoesterase, whose translation MNPILFFTAFLGVFILINMYISKRLIAKLDIKDKYKLYLRVFLIVNFFGIIGYMLGRYYVDIPNWLYFLFSLPIGILFLLFCTAIIYDISRVILHHSPISQKRRNFFKRSLDISSLVVASSLSARAMYEARYVKLEKVNIKIKNLKKPYKIVQLSDIHIGGLIDKDFIHKIVQRVNALNPDLVVITGDLVDIDVKHAKETLDELKGLNSKYGTFFIVGNHEYFHGIATIIETVKALGIRVLENENVYIGEDGEGFNLAGVYDVFGYRTKTYMPDIDRALHKLQESPTILLAHQPRYIEEVKDSVDLILSGHTHGGQLYPFKFLVNLVQPYISGLHQHNENLQIYVNKGTGFWGPPMRLGASSEITDITIIPL comes from the coding sequence ATGAATCCAATACTTTTTTTCACAGCCTTTTTAGGTGTTTTTATCCTTATAAATATGTACATTTCCAAAAGACTAATTGCAAAATTAGATATCAAAGATAAGTACAAACTCTACCTTCGCGTCTTTCTCATAGTTAACTTTTTTGGCATCATCGGCTACATGCTTGGTCGCTACTATGTAGATATTCCAAACTGGCTATATTTTCTCTTTTCGCTTCCTATCGGCATACTTTTTTTACTCTTTTGTACGGCTATAATTTATGATATATCCAGAGTTATACTCCATCACTCGCCAATATCTCAAAAGAGAAGAAACTTCTTTAAACGCTCACTTGATATCTCCTCTCTAGTTGTTGCATCTTCACTTAGTGCAAGAGCAATGTATGAGGCAAGATATGTAAAACTAGAGAAAGTAAATATAAAAATAAAAAACTTGAAAAAACCATACAAGATAGTCCAGCTTAGTGACATACACATAGGCGGTCTTATAGATAAAGATTTCATACATAAGATAGTCCAAAGAGTAAACGCACTAAATCCTGACCTAGTTGTAATAACAGGAGACCTTGTAGATATAGATGTAAAACATGCTAAAGAAACACTTGATGAACTAAAAGGATTAAACTCTAAATACGGGACTTTTTTTATAGTAGGTAATCACGAGTATTTTCATGGAATAGCAACTATTATAGAGACAGTTAAAGCTCTTGGTATCAGAGTCCTTGAAAATGAAAATGTCTACATTGGTGAAGATGGAGAAGGCTTTAATCTAGCAGGTGTATACGATGTCTTTGGATACAGAACTAAAACATACATGCCAGACATAGACAGAGCTCTTCACAAGCTTCAAGAGTCACCTACTATACTTTTAGCACATCAGCCTAGATACATAGAAGAGGTTAAAGATAGTGTTGACTTGATTTTAAGTGGTCACACTCATGGAGGGCAACTCTATCCATTTAAATTTTTAGTAAATCTTGTACAGCCTTACATAAGCGGTCTTCATCAGCACAATGAGAACTTACAGATTTATGTAAATAAAGGTACAGGTTTTTGGGGGCCACCTATGAGACTAGGTGCAAGCAGTGAGATAACTGATATAACAATTATCCCTCTATAA
- a CDS encoding DUF1566 domain-containing protein translates to MIKAILTLTLTAVVSSAWFVPSFGSYGSDSTNIDTNYVRDDKQEVVIDNKNHKMFYDSKPTKRMHFIKAWSYCQKMDYLGKIDWRVPTKDESRDLLELSRSNVKSKHAFKNVDRERYWTSTEFRDGIDGWYVDFDLGRYSTEEFTKLYRVICVRDSKD, encoded by the coding sequence ATGATAAAAGCAATATTGACATTAACATTAACAGCGGTTGTATCATCAGCTTGGTTTGTTCCAAGCTTTGGCAGTTATGGCTCGGATTCTACTAATATAGATACAAACTATGTACGAGACGATAAGCAAGAGGTAGTTATAGATAATAAAAACCATAAGATGTTCTACGACTCCAAACCTACAAAAAGAATGCACTTTATTAAAGCATGGAGCTATTGTCAAAAAATGGACTATCTGGGAAAAATAGACTGGAGAGTTCCTACAAAAGATGAGTCTCGTGATTTACTTGAACTTTCAAGGTCAAATGTAAAATCAAAACATGCTTTTAAGAATGTGGATAGAGAACGTTACTGGACATCAACTGAGTTTAGAGATGGTATTGATGGATGGTATGTTGATTTTGACTTAGGAAGATACTCTACGGAAGAGTTCACTAAGCTATATCGTGTTATTTGTGTTAGAGACTCAAAAGATTAA
- the pdxA gene encoding 4-hydroxythreonine-4-phosphate dehydrogenase gives MTKHNIAISVGDLNGVGIEIALKAHEEVSKLCNPIYCISSEMLSQATKLLHAKTPNDINLHPVNGEFNIEAGKVSSASGKYSYDSFMSGIKLCEDKKADAVVTMPIHKEAWMLAGLEYKGHTDLLRQYFDRDAIMMLGCEKMFVALFTEHIPLKEVAASIQYVKLKQFFIDLHNSIGDAKVAVLGLNPHAGDNGVLGNEELRITKAIKSANKKLGFEQFIGPIVPDVAFTPHARKNYKYFVAMYHDQGLAPLKALYFDESINVSLNLPIIRTSVDHGTAFDIAYKGEAKTLSYINAVKSAISFI, from the coding sequence ATGACTAAACACAACATTGCCATCAGCGTTGGCGACTTAAACGGAGTAGGCATAGAGATAGCTCTAAAAGCTCACGAAGAAGTCTCCAAACTTTGTAACCCTATCTACTGTATCAGCTCCGAGATGCTCTCACAAGCTACTAAACTTCTACATGCCAAAACACCAAACGATATAAACCTGCATCCAGTTAATGGTGAGTTTAACATAGAAGCCGGAAAAGTTAGTTCTGCATCTGGCAAGTACTCTTATGATTCTTTCATGAGTGGTATCAAACTTTGTGAAGATAAAAAAGCAGATGCAGTCGTGACTATGCCGATTCATAAGGAGGCTTGGATGCTAGCTGGTTTAGAGTACAAAGGTCACACCGACCTACTCCGCCAATACTTTGACAGAGATGCTATCATGATGCTAGGCTGTGAGAAGATGTTTGTAGCACTTTTTACAGAGCATATACCTCTTAAAGAAGTGGCTGCATCTATACAGTATGTAAAACTAAAACAGTTTTTTATAGACCTGCATAACTCAATCGGAGATGCTAAAGTAGCCGTACTTGGACTAAATCCTCACGCCGGTGATAATGGTGTTCTGGGAAATGAAGAACTTAGAATAACTAAAGCTATAAAAAGTGCAAATAAAAAATTAGGCTTCGAGCAGTTCATAGGTCCAATAGTCCCAGATGTAGCTTTTACACCTCATGCAAGAAAAAACTACAAATATTTTGTAGCGATGTATCACGACCAAGGTTTAGCACCGCTAAAAGCACTATACTTTGATGAGAGCATAAACGTATCACTAAACCTACCGATAATCAGAACATCAGTAGACCACGGAACAGCTTTTGACATTGCCTATAAAGGCGAAGCAAAGACTCTTAGTTATATCAATGCTGTTAAGAGTGCTATTTCTTTTATTTAG
- a CDS encoding ABC transporter permease: MELIPVQNFLFLLLPLAVVWYYYKEWADDSKEVIYATLRMVIQLLLIGYVLIYIFENDSWYIGIFIVLVMISMSSYIVMRNIHNGTLSSYFIIFFSIAVGGTINLVLVIEFILDLTPFYEPRYVIPIAGMIYANSMNSVSLAAERFEKEVKTSSSHEALKATFKASMIPVINSFLAVGIVSLPGMMTGQILSGVDPLVAVRYQIVVMAMILGSSGISVILYLKLISKKA, encoded by the coding sequence ATGGAGTTGATACCAGTCCAAAACTTTCTATTTTTACTTCTTCCTCTAGCTGTTGTTTGGTACTACTACAAAGAGTGGGCCGATGACTCAAAAGAGGTCATATACGCAACTTTGCGCATGGTTATTCAACTACTTCTTATCGGTTATGTTCTTATCTACATCTTTGAAAATGACTCTTGGTATATTGGTATCTTCATAGTCCTTGTCATGATATCAATGTCTAGTTACATAGTCATGAGAAACATTCATAACGGCACTCTCTCTTCTTACTTTATAATCTTTTTCTCCATAGCAGTAGGTGGAACAATAAACCTTGTTCTAGTCATAGAATTCATCTTGGATCTTACTCCTTTTTATGAGCCTAGATATGTCATACCAATTGCGGGGATGATATATGCAAACTCGATGAACTCAGTCTCATTGGCTGCTGAGAGGTTTGAAAAAGAAGTAAAAACATCATCGTCCCATGAAGCACTAAAAGCGACTTTTAAAGCTTCGATGATTCCTGTCATAAACTCTTTTTTAGCAGTCGGCATAGTCTCACTTCCTGGTATGATGACTGGTCAGATTCTCTCAGGAGTAGATCCGTTAGTCGCTGTGAGATACCAGATAGTAGTAATGGCAATGATTTTAGGAAGCTCAGGAATCAGTGTTATTTTGTACTTGAAATTAATCTCTAAAAAGGCCTGA